The Microcystis panniformis FACHB-1757 region CTAAAATTATCGCCCCTCAAACCCAAGAATCCTTTAAAATTGCCGCCGCTAAAAGAACAGTAGAGGAGGCAATTACTCGACGCAGTGAGTTAAAAGAAGACTTTGATAATGCCCTATCGACTCGGTTAGAAAAGTATGGTATTCTAGTCTTAGATACCAGTGTGGTAGATTTGAATTTTTCTCCAGAATTTGCCCGGGCCGTCGAAGATAAACAAATCGCAGAACAACGCGCCCAAAGAGCCGTTTATATCACCCAAGAAGCAGAACAACAGGCCCAGGCAGAAATTAATCGCGCTAAAGGGAAAGCTGAGGCACAAAGACTATTAGCAGAAACTTTAAAAGAACAGGGAGGAGGATTGGTTTTACAGAAAGAAGCGATTGAAGCTTGGCGCGAAGGTGGGGCGCAAATGCCCCGGGTTTTAGTCATGGATGGAGCGGGAAAAAATAGCGTACCATTTTTATTTAATTATAGTGATTCTTTTTCAGAAAATACCCCCTAAATTCGGGTCTATTTAGCCTAATTATTTTCTCAAGATACAGTCTTTCCCATCAAGAGGAAGTGTTACCTAAATTTGGTAAGCTGTTGACTATCTAAATTACTCGTTAAGACTGCACGGGAGTTGGGAGCGCTGGAGAAGGAGTTTGAGTATAAGTCCACCTCACTTCTCCCCATTCCAATCCCATCCCACCATCCCCAACTCAATCAAACCTCTAACTACAAGAAATATGACCTTGGGGTGCTTTTCGTTCAAAAATAACTTGATCGTAGATCGCCGACGAGTGTAAAGTGCGTTAGAAGGCTACCAATTCTGTTAAAAAACCCAAATCAACAATCCGCACCCCACGCAGCAACTTTATTAGAACTCTTGCAAATTAATTATATGTTATAATGATGGGTTAACTAATTTTCCCCAAAAAATTAGTTAACCAGTACATTAGTCCTGAATGAAAACTTGAAGTTTAACTTTTAACTCAAAACTCTTTAGATATGCTTTAATTTGGTTATCAAAACCTCTTTATTTAAGCAGCACAAACTATCTCAATTTTTATAATTGAGAATAAATTCTCCTTGACTTGATTAATCTTTAGGCAACTTTTAAGAAGCTGCTATACCTATCCCTAACTCACAGTTATAAATAGCCGCCAACAAGTTAACTCTTAAACTATATCTTCGACGACGATTCCGATATTTACAGGATAAGATTTTAAAGGTTTTGAGTTTCCTATTTATATGTTCAATGATAATCCTTTCTTTGGCTAAAGCCTTGTTATACTCTTTTTCTAACTCTGTTAATTTTCTATTTTTCGATTTCTTTTTCGGTGTATAACTATTACTATGGTATGCAGCTATTCCCTGATAACCACTGTCTTCTATGCTGGTAGTTAAAGGATGAAAACGAACTCGACTTTTTTTAAATAAACTAAAATCATGACCTCTACCTTTCCCACAAAAGACACAGATAATTTCCTCGGTATTTTGATCAGCTACTAATTGGGATTTTAAAGTATGATAACCTCTTTTACCCCCCAAAAAATCTTTCTGTTTCTTTTTGGGGCGTTCAATGGGAGTTTCCGTTACATCCATTACCGTTACGACCGGTATCTCTGCTTGATTGAGTAAAGCTTTTTTTCCTTTTAAACGGAAGTTTCCCGATTGTAAAAGCATTTTTTCCGTCTTATTTACAATCCGACATATAGTTGATTCTGATAGTTCCCAGCTTGTACCAATGTGAAAATATGTTCTATATTCTCGCCAATATTCTAACGTTACTAAAACTTGTTCTTCTATAGATAGTTTAGGTTTCGGTCCCCTTTTAGATGGTGAATTAGAGTCGGCTTCAACACTTTTTACTGATTCTACCATCTTTCTATATGTTGGTTTATACACACCGAAACGGCGTTTGAATTGTTCATCTGATAAGTTTTGATAATCCATAATTTTGCTAATAAACATAGCAAAATTATAGATGATTTCCTGACCTAAGATCACATTTTATTCTTTTTTCCACTTCAATCTAAGAATTGAGAAAAAAGCAAAACCTTATATTATACCATAAAAAAATTATGCAAGAGGTCTATTCTTAAATTGGTGTTTCTGTGTTGGCTTATTTTGTTAGCAAGAACAGCCGAGACACCTATTTTAAGCTATCATGGAAACAGCACTGTACTGCTTGCTAAATCAATGCTGACCCTCAAAACGAGTAAACTAACCCTTGCTGATGTTCAACGTCATCTCCATTTTCAAGAAAAGCTTGAAGATGTTTCATTTACAGAGCTTTTAGCTTTGGAAACCGTCAGCGAGGCAGAAAAATTAGAACTTGTTCAAATCCGCAACGATTTTCGACCCTATTTGATGGAAGATAAAGCATCAGAAGGACAAGTTAAAGTTTTAACCCTATTTCCCCTATTGCGGTTAGCGGGTTTTTATCGTTATCCGATTAAGATTAGGGTTGAAGAAGGGATTGATAATATTATCCTTGTGGATGAAGATAAAACTATTAGCGGACGCTTTGATATTGTCACGGTAAATAATTCGATAGCAACTGTCAATGATATCCCTTTTTGGATTTTAGTCATTGAAGCTAAAGAGAGTGGAATCGAAGTACGTCAGGGATTACCTCAATTATTGACTTATGCCTACAATAGCTTAGAAAGACAACCCTCAGTTTGGGGATTAGCGACTAATGGCTTACAATATATGTTCGTCTATCTCAGACAAGAAACTAACCCCACTTATCAGATAATGCCAGAACTTAATTTAATGTATCCTGAATCAGCAATTAATCTGCTCCAAATTCTCAAGGCAATGGGTCAGCTAATTTTAGAGTAACCTTTGGGGTGGTTGGGTTTCGCTTTTTCAGGCGAATTAAGCCATTTTAGACCCAGTATTGTTTCGCTCAACCCAACCTACGAGACTGTCTATATAGGCAATTAAAAGCGTCTTGAATAATTACCACTATCTAAAACTCCTAAGTCAAAAATAAACTTAATTAAGGTGTCAATTGAACGAGAATGAATTAGTTGATGCTTGCTCAATATCTAACCAAGACTCGATTACAGAATTAACCACAGCAGCTACGCAGGAAATCGCTACACTATTACCCGTTAATTTTCGCATAGTTTGATAACTGCCGACAATTTGATAATCATCGGGAAAACCTTGTAAACGTAGCATTTCTCTTTCTGTTAAGCGTCTTTTCCCATCCACTAACAAATAATTATAGGATGCTCCTGCTCGCAAGGCACAGGAATAGGGATAAGCACTGACATTTCCTCCTTTATTTTCGTGCCAGATAGTCGGTTCACTATATGGTTTTTTCCCTCTCTTTTCAGAAGGCGACTTTTTTGAATTTTTTCGGAAGCATAATAAAAATCCGAGACATTTTCCTCTAATATTTCCGTTAAACTTGTTCTAGATAAAGCTGGTTTTGGCCAGATAAAACCCCGCGCTTCTCGGAAACCAACGATAAAAATCCGTTCCCGTTTTTGCGGTAAACCAAAATTAAGCGCATTCAAAACCCGATAATCGGTATAGTAATCTAAATCTTGCAAAGTATCGAGAATAATTTCTAAGGTTTTTCCCTGTTGATGTCCCTGCAATTGCTTGACATTTTCCAGAATAAATGCTGCGGGTTGTTTGACTTTTAAAATACGGGCAATCTCAAAAAATAGCGTGCCTCTGGTATCGTCAAATCCCTTTAAATCACCACAAATACTAAAAGGTTGACAGGGAAATCCCGCCATTAAAATATCATGATTGGGAATGTCTAGGGCAGCGATTTCGGTAATATCTCCCTGGGGTTGGTCGCCAAAATTAGCCTGATAAATTGCCTGAGCATCTTTATCTATATCACAGGAAAAAACACAATCAGATTCTAAGTTTTTTTGGCGACAAACTCGTTCAATTGCGACTCGAAACCCTCCCAAACCAGAAAAGAGGTCAATAAAACGGATTTTTTTACTATCTTTCAGGAGATTCATCGATAATTAAAATTGCAGCGATAGGGATATTCTCTTTGATTTTAACTTATTCAACTTTCACTAAAGAGCGGACGGTAAATATTTCATTTGCTTGTAGGGGTTTAATCGCCGAAATTGGCACAGTAACTACTGAAATTGACTCACCGAGAGCGTTAAAAACCTCTAAAATTGCTCCCATTTCGCCATTGCTAGGATGGGGGATTAAATCCACTAATACTGCCACATCTCCCGATTTTAGATTGTCTTCGGGAACATCAAGACAAAGAACCACATGATCGTATAATCTAACATCCATAATTATCTATCCTTTCGGGGTTTGAGAGTAACAAACTGAAAACAGTCGTCAATGTATCGCAGTATCCATATTGTAACCACTGCTAAATTAATTCCGTTAACTCCTTCTAGCATTCCTTCAACTCGATAAAAGATACCGTATTCATTTTTACCATCTCTGATCGCATCTTCTACGGTAATT contains the following coding sequences:
- a CDS encoding prohibitin family protein, whose translation is MNQKDAINLLSLIGGLLVTIVILAAFNAYVIITPGQAGVLSVLGKAKDGVLLEGLHFKPPFVSSVDIYDVTVQKFEVPAQSSTKDLQDLSASFAINFRLDPTQVVAIRRTQGTLQNIVAKIIAPQTQESFKIAAAKRTVEEAITRRSELKEDFDNALSTRLEKYGILVLDTSVVDLNFSPEFARAVEDKQIAEQRAQRAVYITQEAEQQAQAEINRAKGKAEAQRLLAETLKEQGGGLVLQKEAIEAWREGGAQMPRVLVMDGAGKNSVPFLFNYSDSFSENTP
- a CDS encoding IS5 family transposase yields the protein MFISKIMDYQNLSDEQFKRRFGVYKPTYRKMVESVKSVEADSNSPSKRGPKPKLSIEEQVLVTLEYWREYRTYFHIGTSWELSESTICRIVNKTEKMLLQSGNFRLKGKKALLNQAEIPVVTVMDVTETPIERPKKKQKDFLGGKRGYHTLKSQLVADQNTEEIICVFCGKGRGHDFSLFKKSRVRFHPLTTSIEDSGYQGIAAYHSNSYTPKKKSKNRKLTELEKEYNKALAKERIIIEHINRKLKTFKILSCKYRNRRRRYSLRVNLLAAIYNCELGIGIAAS
- a CDS encoding type I restriction endonuclease subunit R translates to MLTLKTSKLTLADVQRHLHFQEKLEDVSFTELLALETVSEAEKLELVQIRNDFRPYLMEDKASEGQVKVLTLFPLLRLAGFYRYPIKIRVEEGIDNIILVDEDKTISGRFDIVTVNNSIATVNDIPFWILVIEAKESGIEVRQGLPQLLTYAYNSLERQPSVWGLATNGLQYMFVYLRQETNPTYQIMPELNLMYPESAINLLQILKAMGQLILE
- a CDS encoding DUF4926 domain-containing protein, whose product is MDVRLYDHVVLCLDVPEDNLKSGDVAVLVDLIPHPSNGEMGAILEVFNALGESISVVTVPISAIKPLQANEIFTVRSLVKVE
- a CDS encoding DUF6883 domain-containing protein, giving the protein MQIPSKAIIPEDKLTRYLLVFRDKDDKSKFLAQAGFTLDNAASLQKAIIQLITVEDAIRDGKNEYGIFYRVEGMLEGVNGINLAVVTIWILRYIDDCFQFVTLKPRKDR